One Clupea harengus chromosome 11, Ch_v2.0.2, whole genome shotgun sequence DNA window includes the following coding sequences:
- the znf1035 gene encoding zinc finger protein 1035 codes for MFMVWPLKGSSHLGCPDSMTHEGNTCGQTQIPDPMALGEPQDPEENMEVQADGFLKQENNHTSGIYQETTHEDFKTDSDTTDLLKDGDGTAFTPTKSSLSGETGRDFDVDQKLQDPKDDPHLLTPDIPDGYSDVSSCSEHDNEGTLNCDEKGSTQIAETQETLKNCSNLDWQSDQDSGIAMKPDVCESTVLGCEIKKKKVQQEESLQEDQYSNISSPELERETSILKEEGQALKQDLCIASESVSDHVLETQNAGDGPLNADKVHEMITETGTTPSNFQNVDGNVDRNMGKLTTDNAVKPTEEVLQKTSVPTPGPQDNPTSLSPQTETVQLDIDNGFKKGEDDCHVSSGLEMEHSSFEFLETCLKKSENGLKSSCNPLRTSESTDLSVCEEPNEVLPEQRCATQEPPRQNEQEAVDSVADSMMLGTCNSEPQGILEAQKDNVELSGVVTEQEGNIRKTESSLNENESHHVVKVVRLIDSHNMKRKLDPVVVLDYKEQNDDQVGIYRCTQCSGTADSVNHLIEHHHLQHSKLHFQLCQACGCYLTSCQLAEHHRCEPNERVFPQPGQHWSSEDSQKLTKKANVLHHCRYCPLRFRNFDSFRMHERKHVAKSFRCHRCGEYYSQTSSLNRHLRLNRCLPSGSVSEVLEREGIPQPMKRMMKTSVKTSHGTLRECFVKLVDVYRRDPVSLSNTCKICNKSFKLRAQHNAHMRTHSDEKPHECKDCSKTFKYSWNLNKHRRERCGRIPKMCNEEQSAGSPYKQEQEPEDTAQETSASSLSTVAPRYKCPLCPRVFKYSYNLFRHLRLQCLKEYTKGDGKGKTASGFKCPLCGVLFTLVCNLGRHIKNICFPQYKVKGILKMKQEKKSDRLEGKSKPIVSVIQKSPNGTYFKCKLCPAVYAHYSGLSKHSRKHRLFAKTGKPVGYRTANPDDLKVSSYSEERQEEKSFDTKKSHRVSCRFCGKLFTGSLSLKKHMSLHKGDKPFSCQQCGKKFKKHAYLIAHTHAHKRKVQCSVCKKIFPTIADLLQHRQSHDNKGMLKCPDCSMEFKFPVYLFRHLVTHDKQKETSQAKKATCKPVQEPPEKLKSPLTSKEEFRCCVCHKSFVDAKGLSDHCLSHLPKESSLKCPFCKRNFSSRPALIRHIRLHTGEKPFPCKKCGKCFQRQEPLTTHMEHCKEKVAAAMKKCDKKDTPKAEPKEVKRVLHKAKKQFKCSYCPQSFLWTSSLTKHLNGHKLKLLAPCSKCGRCYWKTILDSHEKTCSGKDSNTVLLFPCKNCGKTFSRADNRNVHERKCDDTALPTNLEIKKSSQNTGTVPKGLPFKCPHCPKSFKYRSYLLKHLPSHLAEKPYACMHCGHKYASQRRYLQHEAFCDGIFRRKSASLLKVLKTEPTPQDGMAKMETDGQYPCKFCNKNFSKARNLRRHILTHTDVKPYRCKVCDSGFSRHDHLKVHQNRCKGSKQKLEVRVAKISPKLVGTGWQNSLQIKQEETFQCNTCSKQFSSQKNVARHTSLVHTSNKPFSCKRCGSSFSSLPALKKHTLVVKCKRPPPSPKVTEQQCRETAKLLQRIRGHYSDKFKFQCAYCPRRFKDRGQVQVHTRLHTGERPYGCENCGERFIRRDYLQRHLVKCTSKGEATERALCDRCGQLFPQEALQSHKSNCVANDEELKNKIQAKFSPPTKARTFSCTNCSETFLLFSQLQQHFLSKHREDTSQKPYDVSKDVSIKKETFVEEYDEAGPVQNDVDSQIDDKKPYPCPHCPMRFVNNSGLGMHIRIHTAEYPHSCRKCNKGFWNKKIQQRHLRKCVGKTATDQNSLSPVTNISKEPVSKEKSAVLVFNKGSNTTGTGVLQTKFSCKDGNKKLLRNLEQSTGHDDLSDKANMAANKYQCSECDQSFTDGLMLISHLENHGREDLIKGKKLPCNICYKDFDKAGALSRHMSIQHGIKSSHTCEICLKSFRFPSDVDIHKSCHDPNRPFCCSSCDLRFWSQKSLNQHVTMSHHKDESYTCHSCNKTYLTKQSYVRHNRLKHSKGLGTNSDHDKGDGSSVDQFDIEVNIDEESDVSDVSDVKDENDASEDDSDSAPYFPCHVCGKTFSTSESLEDHQRCHLGEKPHECEECGKCFFQLVNLQQHQRSHKSEFQCQTCGRGFVSLFALRKHKHSHGKNRPHRCSKCHLSFTGPSQLAEHMATHREENFPCDLCDHTFSCKISRAEHRRIHSEQEEELPSLIPPSNTPPLTSSSSGPGSGEQMGAFKYRCGVCNMRFRDPEQLSEHGCKATKERPYACPCDKHFLHGTHLKKHQLSHQLSGPYRYQCNQCHMNFIYRHHFLSHLKRHGNEKESADAAGGGDELLAESGNPDNIYQCPICPQSYSQAMELADHLTIHSFLCKVCNVTFPTKTQLTDHEQSHFTATTQYECTECGESFLGSDAFRQHQCAQRQRSHTENGPAPRLSSPTSLKQSSRSSRADEEEDEEEVDVGEDFYNCPVCKKRFSSQADLGEHQRIHLECRPYKCRVCDKGFAKRRYLNKHQLIHERPFRCDDCPQSFVTKSSLLAHQRIHVNREFQCSVCQKCYTTAQELLRHEKKHAEKQDKKTGGAHRCDMCYKSFGHLSLLKKHQESHVGEVVYECTECDKAFAAYHLLEEHRRTHIAAASSTDYAL; via the exons ATGTTTATG GTTTGGCCACTGAAAGGTTCCTCTCATCTTGGATGTCCAGACAGCATGACTCATGAAGGGAATACATGCGGCCAAACTCAGATTCCTGATCCAATGGCTTTGGGAGAACCCCAGGACCCAGAAGAAAACATGGAGGTTCAGGCTGATGGCTTTTTGAAGCAAGAGAACAACCATACTTCTGGAATATATCAGGAGACTACTCATGAAGACTTTAAGACTGATTCTGACACAACAGACCTTTTAAAGGACGGTGATGGTACAGCATTTACTCCCACAAAGTCTTCTCTTTCAGGTGAAACTGGCCGAGATTTTGATGTAGACCAAAAATTACAGGACCCAAAAGATGACCCTCATTTGTTAACACCAGACATTCCTGATGGATACTCGGATGTTAGTAGCTGCTCGGAACACGACAATGAAGGGACTTTGAATTGTGATGAGAAGGGTTCAACCCAAATCGCAGAAACCCAGGAGACCCTGAAGAACTGTAGTAATTTGGATTGGCAATCAGACCAAGACAGCGGCATTGCTATGAAGCCGGACGTTTGTGAAAGTACAGTGCTCGGttgtgagataaaaaaaaagaaagtgcaaCAGGAGGAGAGTTTACAAGAGGATCAATACTCGAACATTAGTAGCCCAGAACTTGAGCGAGAGACATCCATTCTTAAGGAGGAAGGACAAGCTCTCAAACAGGATTTGTGTATTGCTTCTGAAAGTGTTTCAGATCATGTGCTTGAGACTCAAAATGCTGGGGATGGTCCACTCAATGCTGATAAGGTCCATGAGATGATCACTGAAACCGGCACTACTCCTAGCAATTTCCAAAATGTAGATGGCAATGTTGACAGGAATATGGGCAAACTGACAACTGACAATGCTGTAAAGCCCACAGAAGAAGTCCTTCAAAAAACATCTGTCCCCACTCCTGGTCCCCAAGACAATCCCACATCACTGTCACCACAAACAGAGACCGTACAATTGGATATTGATAATGGTTTCAAAAAGGGAGAGGATGACTGTCATGTCAGCAGTGGTCTTGAGATGGAGCACAGTAGTTTTGAGTTTCTTGAAACTTGCCTGAAAAAGTCAGAAAATGGCCTAAAGTCCAGCTGTAACCCACTAAGGACCTCTGAGAGTAcagatttgtctgtctgtgaggaacCAAACGAAGTCCTACCAGAACAAAGATGTGCAACACAAGAACCACCTAGACAAAATGAGCAAGAAGCAGTAGACAGTGTTGCTGACTCGATGATGTTGGGTACGTGCAACAGTGAACCACAAGGCATACTTGAAGCGCAAAAAGATAACGTTGAATTGAGTGGAGTTGTAACCGAACAAGAAGGTAACATAAGGAAGACTGAATCCAgtttaaatgaaaatgagagCCATCACGTTGTTAAAGTTGTACGACTGATAGATTCACATAACATGAAGAGGAAGTTGGATCCTGTTGTGGTATTAGACTACAAAGAGCAGAATGATGACCAGGTTGGGATTTATCGTTGTACACAATGCAGTGGAACTGCAGATAGTGTAAATCATCTTATTGAACACCATCATCTTCAGCACTCCAAGCTCCATTTCCAGCTATGTCAGGCCTGTGGGTGCTATCTTACTAGTTGTCAACTTGCAGAACATCATCGTTGTGAACCAAATGAGAGAGTCTTTCCACAACCAGGGCAGCACTGGAGCAGTGAAGACTCTCAAAAGCTCACAAAGAAGGCAAATGTGTTGCATCACTGCAGATATTGTCCCCTTAGGTTTAGAAATTTTGATTCATTTCGCATGCATGAACGAAAGCATGTGGCCAAGTCATTTAGGTGTCATCGATGTGGCGAATATTATTCCCAGACTAGCTCCCTGAACAGGCACCTACGATTAAATAGATGTCTCCCGTCGGGATCTGTTTCTGAGGTATTGGAGAGGGAAGGGATACCCCAGCCAATGAAGAGAATGATGAAAACCTCTGTCAAGACTTCACACGGCACACTTCGTGAATGTTTTGTAAAGCTGGTGGATGTCTACAGGAGAGATCCAGTATCCCTATCAAACACTTGCAAAATATGCAATAAAAGCTTCAAGCTTCGTGCACAGCACAACGCACACATGAGGACGCACTCTGATGAGAAGCCTCACGAGTGTAAAGATTGCTCCAAGACATTCAAATACTCGTGGAACCTTAATAAACACAGAAGAGAACGGTGTGGTCGGATTCCTAAAATGTGCAACGAGGAGCAGTCTGCAGGGAGCCCATACAAACAAGAACAGGAGCCTGAGGACACCGCACAGGAGACCAGTGCCTCCTCTCTTAGCACAGTGGCCCCCAGATACAAGTGCCCACTCTGTCCTCGAGTGTTCAAATATTCCTACAACCTTTTCCGACATCTGCGTTTGCAGTGCCTCAAAGAGTACACAAAAGGGGATGGGAAGGGTAAGACAGCCAGCGGGTTTAAGTGTCCACTTTGTGGTGTTCTTTTCACCCTTGTCTGCAATCTGGgtagacatataaaaaataTCTGCTTCCCACAGTATAAAGTCAAAGGAATCCTCAAGATGaagcaagaaaaaaagagtgatcGTTTGGAGGGAAAATCGAAACCAATAGTTTCAGTGATCCAAAAATCACCCAACGGCACATACTTTAAATGCAAGTTATGCCCAGCTGTTTATGCTCATTACTCTGGATTATCCAAACATTCAAGGAAACATAGGCTATTTGCTAAGACTGGAAAGCCAGTTGGATACAGAACTGCAAATCCTGATGATTTGAAAGTGTCATCTTATtcagaggagagacaagaagaaaagtcttttgacacaaaaaaaagtcaTCGTGTGTCTTGCCGGTTTTGTGGAAAACTTTTTACGGGGTCGCTCTCCTTGAAGAAACACATGTCTCtgcacaagggagacaaaccaTTCAGCTGCCAGCAATGTGGTAAAAAATTCAAAAAGCATGCTTACTTGATTGCCCACACCCACGCCCACAAAAGAAAGGTGCAGTGTTCTGTTTGCAAGAAAATCTTTCCCACCATCGCTGATTTGTTACAGCATAGACAGTCTCATGATAACAAAGGAATGCTGAAGTGTCCTGACTGCTCAATGGAGTTTAAATTTCCTGTTTACCTTTTTAGGCACCTGGTGACCCATGACAAGCAGAAGGAGACAAGTCAAGCCAAGAAGGCTACATGTAAACCAGTTCAAGAGCCGCCAGAAAAACTCAAGAGCCCCCTAACCAGCAAAGAAGAATTTAGGTGCTGCGTATGCCACAAATCTTTTGTTGATGCAAAAGGACTGAGCGATCACTGTTTAAGTCACTTGCCGAAAGAGTCCTCATTAAAATGCCCGTTCTGTAAACGCAATTTTAGCAGTCGCCCTGCCCTTATTCGCCACATCCGCCTTCATACAGGGGAGAAACCTTTTCCTTGTAAAAAATGTGGCAAGTGCTTCCAGCGACAGGAGCCCCTTACGACGCACATGGAGCATTGCAAGGAGAAGGTGGCGGCGGCCATGAAGAAATGTGATAAAAAGGACACCCCAAAGGCAGAGCCAAAAGAAGTAAAACGTGTTTTGCATAAAGCTAAGAAACAGTTTAAGTGTTCATATTGCCCACAATCCTTTTTATGGACTAGTAGTCTGACAAAGCACTTGAATGGACACAAGTTAAAGCTACTTGCCCCTTGCTCCAAATGTGGGAGATGCTACTGGAAGACAATACTAGACTCTCATGAAAAGACATGCAGTGGAAAGGACTCCAACACAGTTCTTTTGTTTCCATGTAAGAATTGTGGTAAAACTTTCAGTCGGGCTGACAATAGAAATGTCCATGAGAGAAAATGTGACGACACTGCCCTGCCAACAAATCTTGAAATTAAAAAGAGCTCACAAAATACTGGGACAGTTCCGAAAGGCCTGCCGTTCAAATGTCCTCACTGTCCAAAGTCTTTCAAATACAGAAGTTATTTGCTGAAACATCTTCCTTCACATTTGGCAGAAAAACCATACGCATGCATGCATTGTGGTCATAAATACGCGAGTCAAAGGCGATATCTTCAGCATGAAGCTTTCTGTGATGGAATTTTTAGAAGGAAATCGGCATCACTTCTGAAAGTTTTGAAAACGGAACCAACTCCTCAAGATGGAATGGCCAAAATGGAAACCGATGGTCAGTACCCATGCAAATTCTGTAATAAGAACTTTTCCAAAGCCAGGAACCTCAGACGTCACATCCTAACCCACACAGATGTGAAACCTTACCGCTGTAAGGTATGTGACAGTGGTTTTTCCAGACACGATCATCTTAAAGTACATCAAAATCGATGCAAAGGGAGCAAGCAAAAGCTTGAAGTTCGTGTTGCCAAGATAAGTCCTAAGCTTGTCGGGACTGGCTGGCAAAATTCTTTACAAATAAAACAAGAGGAAACTTTCCAGTGCAACACCTGCTCAAAGCAGTTCTCTAGTCAAAAAAATGTGGCCCGTCATACTTCCCTGGTGCATACTTCAAACAAACCTTTCAGTTGTAAACGCTGTGGATCATCATTTTCTAGTCTGCCAGCTCTGAAGAAACACACTTTGGTGGTGAAGTGCAAAAGGCCCCCACCAAGTCCCAAAGTTACTGAACAGCAGTGTAGGGAGACCGCAAAACTTCTGCAGAGAATACGAGGGCATTATTCAGATAAATTTAAGTTTCAGTGTGCCTACTGCCCCCGTCGCTTCAAGGATCGAGGGCAAGTACAGGTGCACACCCGTCTTCACACTGGAGAGAGGCCCTATGGTTGTGAAAACTGTGGTGAGCGATTTATCCGCCGTGACTATTTGCAGCGACACTTGGTCAAATGTACCTCGAAAGGAGAAGCCACTGAAAGAGCGCTCTGTGACAGATGTGGCCAGTTGTTCCCACAAGAAGCTCTTCAAAGCCACAAATCAAATTGTGTTGCCAATGACGAAGAACTCAAAAATAAGATACAGGCAAAATTCAGCCCCCCTACAAAAGCTAGGACGTTCTCCTGTACAAACTGTAGCGAAACATTTTTGTTGTTCTCGCAACTGCAGCAACATTTTCTCAGTAAACATAGAGAAGATACGTCACAGAAACCATATGATGTGTCTAAAGATGTGTCCATAAAAAAAGAGACTTTTGTTGAAGAATACGATGAGGCAGGCCCGGTACAGAATGATGTGGATAGCCAGATTGATGACAAAAAGCCATATCCTTGTCCACACTGCCCCATGCGATTTGTTAACAACAGTGGATTGGGCATGCACATCCGCATACATACAGCAGAATACCCTCACTCTTGTCGAAAGTGCAACAAAGGTTTCTGGAATAAGAAAATTCAACAAAGGCATCTGAGAAAGTGTGTAGGCAAAACTGCCACGGATCAAAACAGTCTTAGCCCAGTAACTAACATATCTAAAGAACCAGTGTCTAAAGAAAAAAGTGCTGTCCTGGTCTTTAACAAAGGTTCAAATACAACAGGAACAGGAGTTCTGCAGACCAAATTTTCCTGCAAGGATGGTAACAAGAAGTTACTGAGAAACTTAGAGCAGAGTACAGGTCATGATGATCTCTCAGACAAGGCAAATATGGCTGCAAACAAGTACCAGTGTTCCGAATGTGATCAGAGCTTCACAGATGGATTAATGCTTATCAGTCATTTGGAGAACCATGGTCGAGAAGATCTTATTAAAGGGAAAAAACTACCCTGCAATATTTGTTACAAGGATTTTGATAAAGCAGGTGCGCTTTCACGACACATGAGTATCCAACATGGCATAAAAAGCTCTCATACTTGTGAAATCTGCTTAAAATCCTTCCGTTTTCCGTCTGATGTGGATATTCATAAGTCGTGCCATGATCCCAATCGACCTTTCTGCTGCTCTAGTTGTGACTTAAGATTCTGGTCTCAAAAGTCCTTAAATCAACATGTTACAATGTCCCATCACAAGGATGAAAGTTACACCTGCCACTCCTGCAACAAGACTTACTTAACCAAACAGTCATATGTTAGGCATAATAGGCTAAAGCATTCTAAAGGGCTTGGAACAAATTCTGATCATGACAAAGGAGATGGCTCCTCAGTAGATCAATTTGACATTGAAGTTAATATTGATGAAGAGAGTGATGTTAGTGATGTCAGTGATGTCAAGGATGAAAATGATGCAAGTGAAGACGACTCAGACTCTGCTCCATATTTTCCTTGTCATGTATGTGGCAAAACTTTCTCCACCTCAGAGAGTCTTGAGGATCATCAACGTTGCCACCTGGGCGAGAAACCGCACGAATGTGAAGAATGTGGGAAATGCTTTTTCCAGCTTGTTAACCTGCAACAACATCAGCGAAGCCACAAATCAGAATTTCAGTGTCAGACTTGTGGAAgaggctttgtctccctctttGCCCTAAGaaagcacaaacactcacacggcAAGAACCGTCCTCATCGTTGCTCAAAGTGCCATCTGAGCTTCACAGGACCCTCTCAACTTGCCGAGCACATGGCCACTCATCGTGAAGAGAATTTTCCCTGCGATCTCTGTGACCACACTTTCTCGTGTAAAATAAGTCGAGCAGAACACCGCAGAATTCACAGCGAACAGGAAGAAGAGCTCCCTTCATTGATTCCACCGTCAAATACGCCTCCTTTGACGTCCTCCTCTTCTGGACCTGGCAGTGGGGAGCAGATGGGTGCCTTTAAGTATCGCTGTGGGGTTTGCAATATGCGATTTCGAGATCCAGAACAACTCTCTGAACATGGCTGTAAAGCTACGAAGGAGCGTCCATATGCGTGCCCATGTGACAAGCACTTCCTGCATGGCACCCATCTAAAGAAGCATCAGCTTAGCCACCAGCTGTCAGGTCCATACCGCTATCAGTGCAATCAGTGCCACATGAATTTCATCTATCGTCATCACTTCCTGAGCCATTTAAAACGTCATGGGAATGAGAAGGAATCAGCAGATGCAGCTGGTGGCGGAGACGAATTACTAGCAGAAAGCGGTAATCCTGACAATATATACCAATGTCCCATCTGCCCCCAAAGTTATTCGCAGGCCATGGAGTTGGCTGATCATCTTACCATACATTCCTTCTTGTGCAAAGTTTGCAATGTGACTTTTCCAACAAAAACGCAACTGACAGACCATGAGCAGTCTCACTTCACTGCAACAACCCAGTATGAGTGTACAGAATGTGGGGAAAGTTTTCTGGGCAGTGATGCTTTCAGGCAGCACCAGTGTGCACAGCGTCAACGTTCACATACCGAAAACGGGCCAGCGCCACGGTTGTCATCCCCCACATCACTTAAGCAGTCCTCGAGGTCTTCAAGggctgatgaggaggaggatgaagaggaggttgATGTGGGAGAGGACTTCTACAATTGTCCAGTCTGCAAAAAACGCTTCTCCTCGCAAGCGGATCTTGGCGAGCATCAAAGGATACATTTAGAATGCCGTCCCTACAAATGTCGAGTTTGTGACAAGGGCTTCGCAAAGAGGCGCTACCTCAACAAGCATCAGCTTATACACGAGAGGCCGTTTCGCTGTGATGATTGCCCACAGTCTTTTGTCACTAAAAGTTCCCTTTTGGCTCATCAACGAATTCATGTAAATCGTGAGTTCCAGTGCTCTGTCTGTCAGAAGTGCTACACCACAGCTCAGGAACTTTTACGACATGAGAAGAAGCATGCTGAAAAGCAAGACAAAAAGACTGGGGGGGCTCATCGCTGTGACATGTGTTATAAGTCCTTTGGCCATCTTTCACTCCTGAAGAAGCATCAAGAGTCTCATGTGGGTGAGGTTGTGTATGAATGTACAGAATGTGACAAGGCGTTTGCCGCCTACCACCTTCTAGAAGAGCACCGACGCACTCACATAGCTGCGGCTTCTTCTACCGATTACGCTCTTTAA